The Callithrix jacchus isolate 240 chromosome X, calJac240_pri, whole genome shotgun sequence genome contains a region encoding:
- the PAGE4 gene encoding P antigen family member 4: MSARVRSRSRGRGDGQETPDVIAFTAPRESQQEEPPTENQDIEPGLEREGTPPIEERKVEGDCQEMDLENDGNEDGDDSGVEEKTPPNLDHAKIPEAGDGQP; the protein is encoded by the exons ATGAGTGCACGAGTGAGATCAAGATCCAGAGGAAGAGGAGATGGCCAGGAGACTCCCGACGTGATTGCATTCACGGCT CCCCGTGAATCTCAGCAAGAGGAACCACCAACTGAGAATCAGGATATTGAACCTGGACTAGAGAGAGAAGGAACACCTCCCATTGAAG aaCGTAAAGTGGAAGGTGATTGCCAGGAAATGGATCTGGAAAACGATGGCAATGAGGATGGAGATGATTCTGGTGTAGAAGAGAAGACTCCACCTAATCTGGACCATGCTAAGATTCCAGAAGCAG GAGATGGGCAGCCATAA